In the genome of Arachis stenosperma cultivar V10309 chromosome 6, arast.V10309.gnm1.PFL2, whole genome shotgun sequence, the window aattgttgTCAAAAGTCATAAATTAAAAGGCAGCAGTGTTAAAATCATTGTCAAAGACAGCTACAAAATGACAACGGTATAAAAAtcattgcaaaaaaaaaaaacaaaggcaacgtttttaaataattgttttTGTGAATAATCAAACTACAACAGCTTAAAATCGTTACCTATCTAGTTATGGTTTTAAACTGTTACATTATAAAAGAGAACAGTTTTAAACCGTTGCCTATCCAGTAACAATTTTAAACTGTTCTTTAAAAATTGTCAAAACAGTTGTCTATGTCTGTAATTAAAGTAACGGTTTTTTTGGTTGTCGTTaccttaaataaaaaattattgccTATAAATGTTGACAACAACCGCATATACCACATGTTAAAAATCGTTACCAAAATGTTGCCTAAAATTTTAAGAACAGTTTTCAACCATTGCAAAAACCCAAATTTAATTTGTTGTAGTGAATAGATATCAAAACAAAGAAGAGGAGCTGGCTTTGGATTCaaaggatgaagatgtgaaGAAGATGTTAAAGATAATTGCTGAGATGAAAGAAGAGTTAAAGAGCATTAGAAAACGAATAGAGTGTATTTGTTTATAAATGGGGCTAtactttgttttgtttattcACACCATGCATAATACCACTTTGGCAAATAACCTGCATAGCTATCAGCTAATACTAACTAAAATATTAAAGAGATGACGAAAAAATGAAAACGATTAACGGAACGTGATATTTATGTGTGTACATGATTCATTTGTTTACAGTATAAAATTTTATGTGTACTTTtatctatataaaaataattatttttaacgtcgtaaaaattatttatctttcGTCTATTGTACCTGCCcaattcaaatataattttttggattaataaaatttattatacaaTATCAAATTCAAAATGAACAAAACACAAATATTctagaatattatatattacttgtcaatttgtatatattagataaattataaatatccTAAAATATAGAATTTCTATATATAATTACTATCTTATATATGTAACTAAACAGGTAGCTGGGGACAAATGGACGATACATATCACGCTTTGAAAACATATttctatatgtatatatataatataaagtcatcattaaaaaaaaaatacaattacGTATATAATATGTGTAAAATACTATGGTAACTCATATTTCATCCACCATTGAATAAAATGTAAAACATATTTAAATTGTGTATAAATGATTACACCTGCAATTCAGTAGCAGATAAAGTATAAACTAACATGAGTATATATACACGTATAACACAACTCTTTAATTATAAGCTCTCGTGTAATAACGTGTGAGCACGAGAAATAGGTGCTGGATTAATTGGCTTCTAAGATTTCAGTCCCATGTAATAAATTCTCTTTGCCTTTAGTTTCTATTCTCTCCAAAATATCAACATTTGATGATCATATACAATGTTATCATGTATCATGTATCATGCCAATGTAGCCCAAATAGGACTTACTGAAGCCTCATTATTATTTGACTCATCAATTCTCGGAATCTTCGGAACCAAGAAACATTTACTTGATTTCTGTTCATCAATGAAAACAGTACTGTGATCTCTACTATGCTTGCCAAGTATTGGAGAATTCCGGTTGCCGGAATAGCAGCTATTGTTATTACTAGTGGACGAAGAAGGCGATGAACGGCTATGATTGGATCCTATTGACACATTCCCCGGTGCAGGTCCAGGTGCGACCCACATAGGTGTTCCACCCCAGTATGGCCCTGGAACAAGATGAACTGGAATTGTTGCTGCTGCCACCATTGGTGTTGGACACCATTGAATTGAGTTTGGACCATGTTGTGGAACAACATTGTTCCAAGGCATAACCCATGGAGGAACAGGGTAACATTGCAACAATTTTGATgcgttgttgttgttgtgttctGAAGAAGattcattattattgttagtaCACAACGATAAtgattcctcctcagattcagTACAATAAATGATAGACGAATTTTCATTCACAATTCCTCTTTCCTGACCAAATTCCAACACGGTACCACTAGCATTGtcactattattattttttgacgATGAGTTTGTGGATTCTGGAACTCGGGTGGCCGCGGCTGCGGCTGCGGCCGCGGCTACTAGGACACTGCGGAACTGTGAAGCCAAGTGCTTGTGCTTCCTTCTGCCGGCGCCAACGGGGACATTCCTCATTGTTCCGCCGGCTGTCCAGTAGCGCTGGCAGTTCTTGCAGAAATGGCGCGGTTGGTTGACGTTGTAGTTGTTGAAGTAACAGAATTTTGTGTCCATGCTCTTGCATCTTGGACACTGAATAATCTTGTCTGGTTTCTTCATGGTTTTGTCTTCTTCATTTGTTGCTTCATCATTATGTTGCGAACCTTTTTTATCATCCCTTGAATCTGAGGAACTCATTTCTTGCTCTGGGTCCTAATAAAGCAAATCACAATAGACAGAAATCAAATCAAACATCATTATGATTtgagaatataaaaaataatagacaAGCAAGGCATGCATCTTTTATTTATGTTCATTTTTTATCCAAGACTATAAAATCTTCAGTAGGTTTCTTTTTATCTTTCACCGTCCACAACtcgtttaaaaaataatttaaaagaaaagtgtaggagccaacaattttattGCATTTTGACCAGTATGTAACTAACAGAGAAATGTGAGCCATTAGATGAAATCTCATACCAATCttacaccatcaaatcatcattgatggctaccAATCACAAATATTGCTGCCCCTAGCATTGtcctaatttaaattatatacatTTATACAGAAATATATTATGATTGAATTtgattatataaataatattttttaacaggAAAATACATATTATTATAACTCGTTGAAATACATATgttactttttataattttttctatccatcttttttaaatattttatcgGATCTATTGTTAAGAATCAAATTTAATCTTAAACTAATTTGATAAAAATCGAATAAGATCTTGTTGATCCAACATACAATTAACATATGTattttgaaattatatataGCAAACTAATAAAATCTTATATTTaaagattaattttaataaatattatataaaatatatatcaaaataaattattatgaaacaaaaataacatcatataatacaaaaaatattaattaaaattaatttcactaaaaatatatattttagttataaaatatGACTTTAAACTAAATCGAATTTACTTGAGCCATAATTTGGATTTGCCCAAAAATAACACCGAATAGAAAAAACAAAACTAAACTCATTAAAATATACTTAAAATTCGGAGTAAATTTATGATGGGATATGATATTGGAAAGCCCTTGTGAATATATTACCTATGTAGCTCTGACTCAATTTTGCTTATATCATGTGCATGGAAAATGGATATATACCAATCATTTGACTaaatatttgtgtataaatgcCTTTGCACTTTGCAAAAAACTATGTATAATCAAATTCTTAATCTTAGAACACGTTAAGCCATGATATACAACATGATTCCACAAAGACAACCTGATCTATATGAACCTGAAGTCTAAACATGACAAAAACACGTAAATATTCTTGTTCTTAATAATAAATCCTTTGAATTTAAGAAGGCTTTGAAGCTTGAAATGAATTCTCATAATCAACAAGGATATAATAACAAGAACCTCGTAAACATTCACACATAGTATACAGCCAAATTTAATAATAccacaaaaaaaatgaaaaaaaaaagcataattatgatttatgaataagAGAGCAAAAATAGTtactaatatataatatttttatatgtatgtACCATGATGTGTCTAGAGATGGCTGGAATCTGAGATTCAGGCAATGGAATCTTTCTTCCAAATAGCATGATACCTTGATCATTCTCTTGAGTCTTAGACATGATGTTGATGTTGTTGTTTGTTATTGTTGGTGCTGCACactatatgtatatatatatatagagagagagagaaagagagagagagatgaagCGAGTTCCACACTTGAAAAAACACAAGAAAACCTATAATATACAACACATAAGAGAGAATGAAGAATAAGATATATATGTGTGGTTAAAATAAAAGGCTAAAAGgttgaaaaaaggaaaaagaaaaagatgaggctctttttctttttgtgtatGTTGCCATACAATACAAGACAACTTTTCATGGGGGAGAGATAGAGGACTTCAGAATTCCACTAAAGAATCCATTCCCCTCTCTGAAGAAAAAGGCCCCCCCTGCAAAAAGCACAAAGAACGTGAGGCATCAGCCATCAGAGACACAATACAGtactatatattatttattattattcaatattttaatatattcttcttcttcttctttccttttttttccaCCTAAaagctttctttttccctttcttttctcACACACACTTTTCccatcttttctttttccttttcaattgAAAAAGGTATTAGACAAGTATTCTTTTGAGAAAACAATTTCTTAAAAACATAACTATAAGGTCAAATGAAATTGGTGTTTCCTACAATTTGGTGAATTTGATGTTACATAGATATATAGTTGAAGTAGATGATAGATGGAACGACAGATACCAAGCGAGGGAGCAATattcatgtttaaattttagCTTCAAGGAATATTATTCATATTTAGTTTGATTATAGTTTGAATATTATTGTCTCTCTAGGAAAAACACCTCAGAAATGGGGGAAAATGAAATTATAAGTTTATATTAGAGTATAAGGTAAATTACACTACAATTTGGTTGATCTATTTGTGAAGGGGAATAGAAACTCCTCTATACAAAAAGGGATTTGATGtataacttttatattttttaaaatatcatttttttatatataagcATCAAAATGTTTTGtcaagtttaaaatttaaactaaaacttACTTATTAAGATAACAAAATGTGTCATATTTTACATATTGATAAGTAGAAAACAGaagcaaaaaacaaaaacagaaacaAACTCAGAATCCGAAtcagaagcacaaaaaaattgaaatcaGAATCAGAAGTAGAAGATCAAATTAGAAGTTGATGAAATTAGAAGAATCAGAAATAGAACCCTAGAGAAGACCAGCGGCAAGGACCAGAAGCACCGACGACAGCGGCGGATGGAAGACGTGAATCCTTTCAGCTCGTGCatcccccctctctctctctctctctctcttcgtgGTCAGTGACGGTAACTCAACGGTGACGACGAGCCCAGTACAACGACAACAGCCTCCCTTCCCCACCTTCccttcccctttcttcttccttccccATGAGTGATCCCTTCCCCCTTTAACCTgtttactttcttttttttttgttttagttaagagtaatttagtaataaaaattaaaattttggtaaaaaagaTGATTTTAGAATTAAGTTAAATCTTAGAAACgattttataagaaaaaaatagttgggataaaaaaaattttcaactcttattttaaaaatcaaaatcgtacttaatcaatttaataaaaaaaatattaaataatcatcagaatttattattttttattattagttagtcattaatatttaaaaatataggaTAACATATATTTTTTGAGTACTTGAttaaagaaaactaaaaaaattaaatcgaTAGCTAAATATaatgactaaaaataatataataaattctgatatcttttaatatttttttaataaataaaaaaataagttagcAGGGAAACTATATATGCATCCACTTATTAGAGATTAATTACCTCCACCGGACGTTCTCCTTATACCGTTATCTATCCGTCATTAGTAACTAAGGGGAGATAAACTTATAACTGTATTACAATTATTGAAATTGCAAAGATTTGTTAATTGCTAacaaaatataactaaaaacaacCATTATGTTTGTGGCTGCATCATAAAGTTcgttaaatatataattatttatgtactTTTGTTTATTATAGTTTTTTAAATGAGTAAGTTTATAATATTAAAACTTCTATAATTATAAAGTTTAAGACTGGATCATTTTTAttctcaaaaaacaaaaaaaaattaatataagacataaaaaaaacaaaaaggcCTGTACATAacctaaattaaaaaaaaagtcattTGCGTAAAATATACTTAATAATTTGTATACAAATAAcacatttataattattaaatttatatgaAAATGTATTTATAtctttgttttcaatttttattaaaatatatctaatatataaattaaaataattagatttttatttaaatagttAAAACTAAATATATCTAATTGCATATTATTGCGTTTTGTTGCTGAAAACTGATTGTTAATAGAGAATGAATTATAGTGGTTGCATGTAACTCTAGATTCTTGAAAGTGAAGTCAATCTGAATTTCTATGAACAAGGAATTAGGTCAAAACTAGACTCTCAAATTAACCATCAATTACTTATTCTTGCTCCTCTAGAAGGCATTTAGATGAGGTTTGGATGACTGAAATTGGGCGAGGGCGATTTGAGAATTTAGGTTATATAGAAAATGAAATTCTgcataattatattatttttggatGTGACCAATTTCGTGTTAAAGCTAGAGATATTTATTAGGACTCCACCaaattttatatgattataataaaattagaattaactATATGCATAATTAAAGTATGACTGTCAAactgaattttaaaattgatttttttttaaataatgtaGTAATTTCGTGAGTGTATAAATAATTCTATAATGATCCAAATGTATATATGGGACTAAAGGAAAACCTAGAGTGCGTATATTTGATTGAGTTTAAAGTTGAGAGAATTCCAAAAAGGATTAATCTCTACGTATAAGTATTTTGCGTTTACAAGCTTTATAAGTCTGAAGAAAACGAAACTTAATAAATGCGTTATTTATGTTACGTGCCTCtttaataaacttttaaatcaattcaaattaattaacgCACAAATATATAACTTTCATTTTTCAAAAGTcgtttctttttttaaatttcttgccaaatttgttGGATCTCcttcttactttttttttttcgattttcatagTTTCtaaaatcaagctttgaaattattttgaagataatggaacttcagaaatacacccaaacgattaaagaaatacacccaaacgattacagaaatacccTCAAACGATTACCAAAATACACCCAGTGGTTACAGAaagaattacagaaatacactcaaacagttacaaaaatacacccaaagaattatagaaatacacccaaaaggtttaagaaatacacccaaaacaTGGGGGAGACAGTATATTTCTTCTTAAAATCTTTTAATGTTTTGCAGGTTAAGGATAAGGCACATGGCAGAgacaatctaaaaaaaaaaaaaacctagaagaacagtaaaacagtACCTTGGATAATGTTTCTTCATTTTTTCTGGTGATTTTTTATAGAGATTTGtatctttttttcttgatttttttacTCTTCGTGAGGAGTTGGAACGTATCTTTTGTTTCGAATGCCGCTTGAATCTTGACAGTTTGcattttgattgaggaagaagaggaagagtgcGGCATAATGAACTCGTGCGTTGGACGCTCGATTTTAAAGGAGTGGTGCGCGTTTTTTTTCTTGGACTTGGACCAACTTGTATAACTTGTAAGACAAAAaggcttgtatgtgtagcaggcctcATAAATATAGAATCagttaataaatatatatatccGCCGATATGAATAAATATCGGTATTCTTTGGTAAATTTAGTTTTGTTAATGCTTCATCGTATATCTTTTATCGTTATATTGCTAAtgtcatttatattagtaactcatatatattattacttatgttttaatatatccaattttcataattattcatttagaatatttataatttgaatcgCTCGCTCAACAGTTTAGTTTCATGACACCCAATCCCTTACGTGTCACCAAACTATTCAAAACCATCCTTATCATTTTAATCACCATCATCAgcatttcatcttcttcttttaacgttacaagaagaaagaaaaagagagagagagagagagagagcgaaTGTAAATTCTATAGAATCCGAGAACTCCCGACTTCAATTTCTTGAGATCCAtaactttaataaaaaatcTAGTCCGATAAAAGTGTCCGTATCCTCCTCCTCTACACATTGACGTCACTTTTGTTCGATAGAAGTTGTCGGTGACGTAACTCCCCTTTTTCTTGATTTCGACCAATTGGAGTTATAAGAGGCATAGACGATTTCTGACATTTTTTTCTTCAGTAGCTCGGTCAAAAATTTTCTCCGAAATTTCCGTTGTTTTGATTTTGTACGGACGTAgagtttagtaattttataataattaaatgtgaatttgataagtgaatgttagtttgattgattattgtttgagtttgattaagtttatgttgaattattgttgtttgCTTGAGATTTTGGTTTGGCTATATATGAACAACTAGTTAGGgtgttttgattattttgaaGCTATTGTGATGTGGTATTTTGAGATAAATTTGACGAGGTTTGATAGCTGcaagattaaattaaaagctGTGAAAAATCAGTTATCAAAACTGTTGAAAAATCAGttagaaatcaagtaatttaattttgatgaacttttgatgagtttgatttgattttttgaaaaacacaaaaccCTCATACTTTGACTATTTTGTGGCCAAAATATAATTAAGAAAGAGTTTTGGAGGtggaaattaaataaaagaaagtttgtgagttaaaatagaatttttaaaaatttagtgatTAAAGTGTAATTTCTAAAAAGTTTGGGaggtcaaaataaattttcaaaaactttaaaaattatattagctgattttgaattattaaagaaaatgatttggttttgaaagcGGTTGGATTTTGAGTTGGTTTGATTTTGGAAGGGACCAATTTAAGATTGGTTTTGTATCACCCTACCATatagagtcttatgcttaagtcataattcagatatggcaaggtattacgacctcaaatgtaaaaatttagtacatataGTAATGTGAAAAtgtttataactaggagcctttgaaggAAAAAGGGGTACACAAAAATCgtaactcgaaagcgcaacactccgatcgaagatgtaacgaacaaggataaaccaacgtgagattatatatacaaaggagtgtcaaaaacaggaatatcaaaactcaaaatccGGTTGCAAAGATAACCGGttcgagcatagcaatatatacatataaataaaataaggaaaccccaaaggaaaccaaAGGGACACAACTAcagaaaacctattctccaaaatctcctataagaggagtcatcacagtttgtattatttagtggagataaaagtatctaagagAAAACATAAAACCAAAACAGAGTCTCGAGAACAAAGAGgttcccagcatggtaacagttcCCACATATATGACATGTAATattagaggaaagccgaaggcaatcctagatcttcctccagataaaatcaaagcttataaacaagctaaaccataaatgGCAACTGACTAAGGATTCTTTAGACTAACTATTAACTAATACTTTCCTTTTCAAATCCTTCAGACCTCCTAACCACCAAcaggagtataatatagcaCACAtagttatatcagacaagagTTATACAAATAGGAATGaataagacatttagacaaatAGCAAGTAATATACAGttaaataggcaatctcaaacaattcgcATAGTAtacatatgatgaatgcctatccCTGAtagctgatgatatcatctgtcagttatatagccaacccgacaagtcctggtagctaaccattggactgtccctttGTCGTGCatcccaaactcgagttatactcaacataatcatgatcataatcatgatccatatccaacactctcactggtgtatattcacgggggcgagctcatccgagtctttcacagtgcccggccacccttacgacatagggtcaacagagtctcgagtctccacctggagcacgtggtggctagccactactTTCTCCCAGGAAAACTCGTGTCTCAGATAGTgaaagtgcaacattcacatttcattcaacagtatatatgcatttatacttagccataattatggctccgccgtaacacggaaataaactcagccatccggctcatcgttcaatccagaaccagccaattcataaacaatttAGCCCATAGGCTCATGGCACATACAAcacttccaccgccatcctccgCATTTCATATAAttatctttgatcctcattgatcattcatttttccttgcttcactcgcaagttaccacatctcCTAGCTCCTTTTTTCATTGCttggcatatcataatgatttaagacacaagtggtgagatcggaggcttagaagtatgaaaattggcttttaaaactcaaaaattaactttgggatgaaaacagggccacgcgcacgcgtccttcACGTGGACGCGTGGATGGCCTTACAGTTCATCGACGAGTATGCATCATTCACGCGGATGCGTGGATGGAAAAACATCcaatcgacgcgtacgcgccagccacgcgtatgcgtgggtgcGTTTGTGTCTCACGCACAAAATTGGCACAACTCTGacacaactctggcacaactcttgGGAagaatggctgggcattgggtgcagcacatcgaCGTGCCCGCGCACACCaggcgcacgcgtggatggtgccttctcgaagaacgacgcgtacgcgtcaagtacgcctacgcgtggagggtcattctgctaaaaatttttcaaagttaaaaggtgcaaaattcacaaattcaaccctcaatcttccgacggacataactttctcattttaaatcgatTTTCGCTCGTTCTTCGAAcgacatggacatcccggatccaatttcatttctaaaataATTTGGCATAAAATGGAGATCCagagtccaagttatgtcccatcaaattatgcccaaaaaccat includes:
- the LOC130936139 gene encoding cyclic dof factor 3-like; the protein is MSKTQENDQGIMLFGRKIPLPESQIPAISRHIMDPEQEMSSSDSRDDKKGSQHNDEATNEEDKTMKKPDKIIQCPRCKSMDTKFCYFNNYNVNQPRHFCKNCQRYWTAGGTMRNVPVGAGRRKHKHLASQFRSVLVAAAAAAAAATRVPESTNSSSKNNNSDNASGTVLEFGQERGIVNENSSIIYCTESEEESLSLCTNNNNESSSEHNNNNASKLLQCYPVPPWVMPWNNVVPQHGPNSIQWCPTPMVAAATIPVHLVPGPYWGGTPMWVAPGPAPGNVSIGSNHSRSSPSSSTSNNNSCYSGNRNSPILGKHSRDHSTVFIDEQKSSKCFLVPKIPRIDESNNNEASVSPIWATLA